The sequence GGTCCCGCCGGATCGATCACGAGCACCGCCTGGTTTACACCGTCCAGGGCGATCACGTCATCATCGCCCAATGCCGATACCACTATGACTGAGTGACCGAGTTCCGCCGCGCCTAGGTTGGCCACCGAAAGCCGGGGAAACCCTTGCCCGGTTGGCGCGGCGACCCTTTGAGGGAGTGCCTGGAGGGGGGTATGAAGATTCCCGAGTGGGTGCCGAAGGAAGGCGCTGACTATCTGGCCTGGTACCACAAATTAATGACAAGGCGTGCAGATTCTCATCCGATGGATGAGAACGTACTCAGGCAGAAAATCCAAGTATTGGAAAAACTGGCCATTTCTGACGAGATACGAACCAATGCTGTTGAGCCGCTGAAACAGATGGGATTCACCCGGTGGCGAGATTTCTATGGTGCCGCTGTCAATGCTTGCCTAGCGGCCATTTCCTCGATGGCCTATGAATTGAACATGCCGCCTAATGAATACAAAGCGGAACTGAACCGCTTTGCCGCAACTGCAAAAGACTTGATTGCCCGCTGGGAGCGTCTCAACATCGGCGGCCTTGGGTATGTCGAAAACGTGCCCTTGGAAGACGGCTATTGGATAGCTGAGCGCCTGAAGCAATTGGCAACCGAGATTGAGGCGGTTTCTGATGTCCATCTATTGTTTGCCGGTATCCGTGCCGGCCATCATAGGAATATGGCAAGGGATGAGGCTGCGATGGCCATATGCACCTATTTACACGAGGTAACAGGGCGCCCCAGGTATCGGATTGTGGCGGCTGTGTTGCGAGCATCCAGAATAGACTGCCTTGCCTCTGAAGACACGGTGCGATCCATCTGGCGCCGCAGCTATGACCTAAGTGGTCAAAATTCTCAAGAAAACGGCTGATTTTTCACCGCGACGACTGCGCCGTTTTTTCCGAAACTGTCCCCCGTCATCAACATGCAATGGGGGACACCATGCCTTCACCGCTGATCACGCCTGAGGAGGCCGCCCGGATGCTGGGTGTGAGCCCGCGCACCCTCGCGACGTGGCGGTGCCTCGGCCGCTACCGCTTGCCCTACGTCAAAATCGGCGCCCGTGTCAGATACCGCCAGGAGGATGTCGAGGCCTTCATTGAGCGCCGCACCCGCGAGCATACGGGGGAGGCGGCATGACCGCCTTGACACCCAAAAGCGGCAGCGCATATCCTGAGCCTGCACCGGCAAAATCCGGTGTCCGGGTCCGCCAACCCGGAACGCTCACGGCGCCTGGGCGCCACATCACGAGCGCCTTTTTTGTGCTCTGGAAGTCGATGGTGTCCTGTACGGATTCCCCTTCGGGGGAGCCGGTGT comes from Methylomarinovum tepidoasis and encodes:
- a CDS encoding helix-turn-helix domain-containing protein translates to MPSPLITPEEAARMLGVSPRTLATWRCLGRYRLPYVKIGARVRYRQEDVEAFIERRTREHTGEAA